In one Misgurnus anguillicaudatus chromosome 1, ASM2758022v2, whole genome shotgun sequence genomic region, the following are encoded:
- the LOC141365214 gene encoding uncharacterized protein, whose amino-acid sequence MQIHKEEVTRKRKRLKPEAVALQHVRSATDSTCFLEARHINQIKGRGVFALSPFQKGDFVVEYRGEMIDSAEAQARRKKYHPSQAVFMFDFYWHDKQWCIDAAVENGSLGRLVNDDHVNPNCRIKKIVADGKPHLVLFALQNIERGDEITYDYGGSDWPWRVNENNQELVESSNTRTQDGNEVSPSILKVDGAHSTNVGFEQNNQELVESSNTRIQDGNEVSPSILKVDGAHSTNVGFEQNNQELVESSNTRIQDGNEVSPSILKVDGAHSTNVGFEQNNQELVESSNTRIQDGNEVSPSILKVSRLVW is encoded by the exons ATGCAGATACACAAG GAAGAAGTCACTAGGAAGAGGAAGCGGCTAAAACCAGAAGCTGTAGCACTGCAACATGTCCGTAGTGCCACAGACAGCACATGTTTTTTGGAGGCACGAcacataaatcaaataaaag GTCGTGGTGTGTTTGCACTGTCCCCATTTCAAAAAGGGGATTTTGTTGTGGAGTACAGAGGAGAAATGATAGACTCTGCTGAAGCTCAAGCTAGAAGGAAGAAGTATCATCCATCACAGGCAGTTTTTATGTTTGACTTCTACTGGCATGACAAACAATGGTG CATTGATGCTGCTGTGGAAAATGGATCATTGGGGAGACTGGTCAATGATGACCATGTTAATCCTAACTGCcggataaaaaaaattgttgcagACGGAAAGCCACATCTAGTCCTGTTTGCTTTACAAAACATAGAGAGAGGAGACGAGATCACATATGATTATGGTGGAAGTGATTGGCCTTGGAGG GTTAATGAAAACAACCAGGAACTGGTGGAAAGTTCcaacacaaggacgcaagacGGTAATGAGGTTTCCCCTTCGATTCTGAAG GTTGATGGTGCACATTCTACCAATGTGGGCTTTGAACAAAACAACCAGGAACTGGTGGAAAGTTCCAATACAAGGATACAAGACGGCAATGAGGTTTCCCCTTCGATTCTGAAG GTTGATGGTGCACATTCTACCAATGTGGGCTTTGAACAAAACAACCAGGAACTGGTGGAAAGTTCCAATACAAGGATACAAGACGGCAATGAGGTTTCCCCTTCGATTCTGAAG GTTGATGGTGCACATTCTACCAATGTGGGCTTTGAACAAAACAACCAGGAACTGGTGGAAAGTTCCAATACAAGGATACAAGACGGCAATGAGGTTTCCCCTTCGATTCTGAAGGTGAGTCGTCTTGTTTGGTGA